Proteins from one Bacteroidales bacterium genomic window:
- a CDS encoding FecR domain-containing protein, producing the protein MKKYNQYSVEDFVLDDGFRMWVLNEDPQNDAFWREWITRHPGMRPVIDEASRIIRELHTNEASVSKKEIDAGYREVEAFFDKAMERQSRWIGKGFWRIAASILALVVAGLGILFQNQPQDEVNQYITQEGEHEKIELPDGSRVYMKENSRLSYATNWNEMETRKVQLRGEAYFQVEEQLYQGNKVKFVVQANGLSVEVVGTEFVVNNRSSSRTHVALNSGKIRLKLKQTNQVLNMNPGDVVEYDASTNKLLSRRKDVGPSDTWLKGFEESGQSGSTSQSGSDGSIGVTRGEKVNQSPRDKQTSQQNQVQALQPDPSTDAWQTANRSNSNAGSNQTAPNNLQVYTGASTPKQGGSMGSGEQHYILQPEEPDNAQSNNNVGIVRQDGEQNTAYIEQIGEDLASKQDQSGSQNQATANVSGQKDESDDLGWSSWQKQQGSGNVSIFDIVESYNSNMYSTQEGTYNTIDALSQGEDNTSIILQEGKENDVMIRQYGAGNEVRGMDPLAPGVMQEGSFNEVDIIQQGMGNQTRNIQRGQNNQIKVNQDGN; encoded by the coding sequence ATGAAAAAGTACAATCAATATAGTGTAGAAGACTTTGTGCTGGATGATGGCTTCAGGATGTGGGTTCTGAATGAGGATCCTCAAAATGATGCCTTCTGGAGGGAATGGATCACCCGGCATCCTGGGATGAGACCGGTGATTGATGAGGCCAGCAGGATCATTCGCGAACTTCATACCAATGAGGCCTCCGTAAGCAAAAAAGAGATTGATGCAGGTTACCGGGAAGTGGAAGCTTTCTTCGATAAGGCCATGGAGCGGCAAAGCCGTTGGATTGGCAAAGGATTTTGGAGAATTGCCGCCTCTATACTGGCCCTGGTGGTGGCCGGTCTGGGCATCTTATTCCAGAATCAGCCCCAGGATGAAGTGAATCAATACATCACTCAAGAAGGAGAACACGAGAAAATCGAACTGCCTGACGGTTCCAGGGTTTATATGAAGGAAAATTCCCGCCTGAGCTATGCCACCAACTGGAACGAGATGGAGACACGAAAGGTACAACTCCGTGGAGAGGCTTACTTCCAGGTTGAAGAGCAGCTTTACCAGGGCAACAAGGTTAAGTTTGTTGTTCAGGCCAATGGGCTTTCGGTAGAAGTAGTAGGAACGGAGTTTGTCGTCAACAACCGCAGCAGCAGCAGAACGCATGTGGCGCTGAATTCCGGTAAAATCAGACTGAAGCTGAAACAGACCAACCAGGTGTTGAATATGAATCCCGGTGATGTGGTCGAATACGATGCCTCCACTAATAAACTGCTAAGTCGTAGAAAAGATGTGGGACCCAGCGACACCTGGCTGAAAGGTTTCGAAGAATCCGGTCAATCCGGATCCACTTCACAATCCGGATCTGATGGCTCCATTGGTGTTACCAGAGGTGAGAAGGTAAATCAAAGTCCGCGTGACAAACAAACAAGCCAGCAAAATCAAGTCCAGGCTCTGCAGCCCGATCCTTCCACCGATGCCTGGCAAACTGCAAACCGGAGCAATTCAAATGCCGGCTCAAACCAGACCGCACCCAACAACCTGCAGGTATACACCGGAGCATCTACCCCTAAGCAGGGTGGCAGCATGGGATCCGGCGAACAGCATTACATCCTGCAGCCCGAAGAACCGGATAATGCTCAATCTAATAACAACGTGGGCATTGTCAGACAGGATGGTGAGCAAAACACGGCTTATATCGAGCAGATCGGGGAAGACCTGGCATCGAAGCAGGATCAGAGTGGCAGTCAGAACCAGGCCACGGCCAATGTCAGCGGCCAAAAAGATGAGTCAGATGATCTGGGCTGGTCTTCCTGGCAAAAGCAACAGGGCAGCGGCAATGTATCCATCTTCGACATTGTGGAGTCCTATAATTCGAATATGTATTCGACGCAGGAAGGCACCTACAATACAATTGATGCCTTAAGCCAGGGTGAAGACAATACAAGCATCATCCTGCAAGAGGGTAAGGAGAACGATGTCATGATCCGCCAGTATGGAGCCGGAAACGAAGTAAGGGGCATGGATCCTTTGGCTCCGGGTGTCATGCAGGAAGGAAGTTTCAATGAAGTGGATATTATTCAGCAGGGAATGGGCAATCAGACCCGCAACATACAGCGCGGTCAAAACAACCAGATCAAGGTCAACCAGGACGGAAATTAA